The genomic segment CGGCACCCCCGGTGCAGGCCCCTTCGACGACCCGCCGGGGCCTCGTGCGGGTGACCACGCAGCGCGCCCTGGGCCCGCCACCGCCCCCGGAGCCCTCGGCCTCGGCCCCCGCCGCCTCCGGCCCCCTAGCCAACGCCACGGCGCCGCCCCTGCGCTGGGGCCCGCTGCGCCGCGTGCTGCACCTGTCCTGGGAGCTGCACGTGTACGGCGCGGGCGCGCTCTTCCTGCTGCCCGCGCTGCTGGCGCTGGCCACGCTGGCGGCCGCCCCGGCCGGACCCCGGCTGGCGCTGGTGGCGGCCGCGCTGGTGCTGGTGGCGTCGATGCTGCGCTCCGCCTACCTGCTGGCCGACCCGTACGGCGCGCGGGCGCGGCTGGGCGCACGGGCGGGGCTGGCGCTCTACGACGCGCCCTTCCCGCTGCTGCTGGCGGCGCTGGCGGCGCTGGCCGTGCTGGGCCTGGGCGCCGGGCTGCCCGCCCCGCTGCGGAGCCCCCCGCTGCTGGCCGCCGCCGGCCTGCTCCACGTGGCGGGGCTGCTGGGCGCCGACGTGCTGTGCGCTCGGCCGGTGCTGAACGTGCTGGCGCAGGGCTGCTCGTGCGCCTGGGGCGCGGCCGTGGCGCTGGGCACCTTGTGCCTGTGTCGCCGCCGCCTGCTGCAGGGCGCGCGCGCGCGCTCCTCGGTCCCGGGGCCGCGCCTGCTGGCCGTGGCGGGCGCGCTGGGGCTGCTGGCGGCCGGGCTGCAACTGGCCGCCGCGCTCTGGCTCTACCCGGGCCCCGGCCGCCCGGGCCGCTTCTCCTGGGCCTGGTGGGCCGTGCATTTCTGGCTTCGCCTGCTGGAGCTGGGCTGGGCACTGGTTTTGGCGTTGGGTGCGGTGGCCGCCGCCAGGCCCCGGCCGCCCACCGAGCACGCCTGCTGGGCCAAGCTGCTGCGCCTGGCCTGCCCTGTGCCGCCGGGCAAGAGCGAGGTACCCGAGCGCCCTAACAACTGCTACGCGGGCCCCGGGGGCGCGGGCAGCCTGGCGGTCAACCGCAGCCTCATCCGTGAGCCGGGCGCGGCGGGTTCGGACCCCTGGGGCTCGGCGAGCGCGGGGCTGTCCCGCAGCAGCGGCGGGGCCGCGGAGCCATCGCTCAGTGAGCTGGACCTGCGGCCGCCGTCGCCCATCAACCTGAGCCGCAGCATCGACGCGGCGCTGTTCCGCGAGCACCTGGTGCACGACAGCGTGTTCCGCCGCTGCGGCCTGGCTTCCTCGCCGCCGGGGGGCGCGCTGCGGCCGCGCCGTGGCAGCCATCCGGACGCCGAGCAGGACGGCGCGGGCGCCGCGGGGCTGCGGGGCCGCTGCCGCTCGCTGAGCGACGTGCGCCCGCGCGGCCCGGTGCCCCCGCACGTGCTGGAAGCGGCCCGAGGCGCGGCATCGGGCAGCTCGCTGGACAGCGGCTCGCGGGGCTCGCTGCGCATCAGCTGGAACCCGTGGCGCCACGGGCTGTCGTCGGTGGACAGCCTGCCCCTGGACGAGCTGCCCAGCACCGTGCAGCTGCTGCCTGCACCCGCGCCCGCCCCGGCGCGCCCCGCGGAGCCTGCAGGGGAACCCCGCCGCTGCGACTCCCGCAGCGCCTCCAGCGACACCATCGACCTCTGAGGACGCGGGACCCTGACCGCTGGCTGATCACCGCGCTGGGCGCCCCCGCGGTGCCTTGGGTTTGCTTTTTATTGTCTGCATTTTGCACAGGGGCCGTGACTTCTGCTGAGCACAGGGTGGACACGCACGGGTTTGGGGACCGGGATTCCCCGCAGTGGACAGGGGAAGCTCGCTTGCCCAGACTGTCTGTCCTCTTCGTGCCAAAGAAATAAACCCTTAGGACTTGGCTCTCGGCTGCACCAGGGTCCTGTGTTGGGTGGGGGGTTGttgtccttccccccccccccccaacaattcCTACTCTTCTGCACGCTGGGAAGGCAGATTCCCAAGGAGAGGCCCTCACTGGCCTTAGAAATAACGGTTTTGGGagagggtagacagcacaatggttatgcaagagtctcatgcctgaggctccaaagccccaggttcaatcccctgcaccaacataaaccagagctgagcattgctccggtgaaaaaaagaaaaatataaaaaataatagttctTCTGGGCAGGCCCAGCCTGCTGCCCACCAATTAATTCAGCCCAAGTGGAAGCAGGGCACACACCTGTGACTTGTTAACACTGCCTATGCTCACAGGGGCTGGGACCCGGGGCCCCGTGTGTGCACTCTCCAGTGAAGTCATTATCCTGGCCCAATTTTTAATTTCTGCTTAATTTTACAAGTgcctgattccactgctcccaggctagcttcttcattctttttagtATGAAAGAGGAGCGACATCTCAGCAGAGTATTatcatctgtggagcttccccaggTGTTGCCCATGGTGCCCACGTGGTGCCAGGGCCTGAACTGCATTCTCATGCACAGCAAGGCACATGCTTTACCGCGTGAGTTATCTCCTAGCCCTGTAGTTTCATGgggcagaggaagagacacaTAGCACTCCTCCACTATACATGGATCCTGCCTGTTGGCCTGTGTCTGACCACATGCACATGAGGCATGCCCTCTACCTGGCCCTCGCATGCACATCTTTGATGACTGCAGACGTCAAAGTCCAGGTTCCTTCACAAAAGACGTTATGAACCCAGAAAATTCCCCTCCAATCTCAGTTCCTCTACCTGCCCTTGTACATGCCAGGTAGGGGCAAGCTTCTCTGGGGCTCCTTTTGCCTCCCACTTCTCCATTGTGGAGCCCCTCAGTTTCCCAGGGTCTTAGAAAGCTTTccccagctgggggtggggtggatggcTCGAGAGCTCAGACCCACCCTGAGGAGTAAGAGCAAGAGACCTCCGTTTTCCaagtcttgtttttatttcctgagatgaataaataaatcagtgtCTGGGGCTTGGGGTGAAGAGGGAGCGGGAGCTGGCAGCATGCGGCTGGCAGGAGGGGGCTGTGATGGCCTTCCCTGCAGGGGCCTTTCCCAGCCAGCCGGGGGAGAGCCAAAGCTCTTGCTGCCACCAGATACTTCAAACTATTCACACACCTGGTGAAGTCAGCCAGTCCCCAGGGCCGAGAGCTCATGGCACCCACCTTTCAggctccttgctcctgcctgggcCCTGGGTGCCCAGCTTCTCTGTGGCGGGGAGGAGGGTGCCAACCTGCTGCCCAGTGTCCCAGAGGGTGGGGGCATCCCGAGCCGGAATTATCTGCCCTTGATGAAGCCCTCCAGCACACGGTCGCTGCGCTCAGACAGCCAGTAGCCGGTCATGGCCGCCACGGCCCCAATGAAGATGGCAGTGAACACCAGGTCACCCTTGGCAGCCAGTGTGGCCAGGGCACAGATGATGACCCCGAAGAACATCTGCTGGAGCACCACCAGCTCATCATCTGTCATCTCTGAGAAGAAGCCCGCGGACTCTGCGAGGGGTGGCCACACAGTCACTCCTCAGGCTCTGCCCTGCGAACCCACCCAgctagggaaactgaggctggggggggggggctgcgctGTGTTCCCTGCTCTGAAGCAGAGTGCCCAGCCCTGCGCTTACTGTACAGTCCTGGGTGAGTGCTCGACTACGTGAGCCGGTGACAGAGCACCCCGGGGTACAGCCCGCCTGGGCCAGTGTGTGGCATGGGGTGAAAGCATGGTGGCTGTCACCATCTTGTGCTCTGCCTTCTCACCAGGCCCGCAGTGGGAGAGGGGGGCTCCTAGCTTCCTGGGGGCTCACCTGGGGTCTGCTCCTGCACACAGACGCCCTCTACCCGCTGGTGGCCGTCAGCACAGATGCAAAGATAGCTGCCTTCGGTGTTCTCACACTGCTCGTTCTCCCCTGGACACACCTCCGTGGCACACTCGTCCACAtctgagggggagaggggaggaacagAGGGACCAGAGGTCTGACTGCCGGGGTCCCACGTGCAGCATCCAGACCATCTGGTCATccagagccccctccccccccgctGCCCTAGTTCTGGGGGGTGGGAGACTCACCGAGACACTTGGAGCCCACTTGCTGGTAGCCAGGGCTGCACCTCTTACAGCGGCCAGGCCCGGAGCCCATGCAACCCAGGCAGGCCTTGGCGCAGTctgcaggagggaggggagaagggtgaGGCCCTGGGTGGGGCAGCTGTGCCCCAGAGGCGCCCTGGTGGACACTTACCGCGGCACTCGTAGGAGCCCTCCGTGTTCACGCAGAACTGGTCGGCCCCGCAGCTGGCCTGCTCTGTGCCGCACTCGTCAATGTCTGCAGAGGCCACAGCACAGGTCCAGCGCCTCCACCGGGGCAGGGACCCAAGATCCCGGGAAGGAGGGCAGGGTACGGGGTGGGCGGTGGCACCACAGGCTGCCTGCCTGAATCCTGGCTCATACTCCATCAGTCCCCCTCGCCCCACTGGCTGGGTAGGGGGCTCAGGGCTACGGTGTATCTTGCCTGCCCGAGGCCCTGAGTTTAGTCCCCACACCATAGAGAACAAGACCAAGGGGGTGGAACTCCATTCTCTCAGtgtgaagggggtgggggcacacACGTGCAATGcagcagagccccccccccccccgcagctttCTTCTGCATCTTTAGCAAGATGGCAGAGATGCACCCAGGCAGTGCCTGCTGATCTCCCTGAGTGCTGACCACAAGGCTGCCACATGGTGCCAGGATTTGAAGCCAGGGCCCAGGGAGGTGGGCCTcaacctgctgagtcacctccccctTGCTGTGACAGTTCTTTAAACCTGACAGTGGCTCAGTTGGCAGGGCTTGTGCCCTGACTGGCTCCCCAGCACCACTCAAAACGAAAACAAAGCCCACCTCCCTGACTTGCAgggtgagccacctcc from the Erinaceus europaeus chromosome 21, mEriEur2.1, whole genome shotgun sequence genome contains:
- the PRRT3 gene encoding proline-rich transmembrane protein 3, encoding MASSLRHGAPWGLLLLLLALAAGPALGQDLPWPPEAPGAHPVPPGEEPQAQDFLWVQHKERSSPNSSVPLDPVLHGPKAAPGAPREGLSMTYDLQMARAPSSQGWTGPPEPEAPAPPPVRAPHLSITPGTPRLQSGGGTATPSPGEPAVQGPSREEGLGAEVGVQDTPPLGSQGPAHTLWPHPVTVKISALDALGGSQGDFLEVARAPTFTQQDLAAPGPGSGPPVGAVSSWEPGPQPDLALARSLPPVDQLPVESPKKAGSGEPWEDSPPIPSPTQTNPPDGEGPPRSQTLRSPTSEALEDSKPEVAAMNGEEPISPQRVRGAVEHPGTPRTLIPVMLEPRPAPNHTESPAGALKPDDAEEWAGRPQSHPPAPPVQAPSTTRRGLVRVTTQRALGPPPPPEPSASAPAASGPLANATAPPLRWGPLRRVLHLSWELHVYGAGALFLLPALLALATLAAAPAGPRLALVAAALVLVASMLRSAYLLADPYGARARLGARAGLALYDAPFPLLLAALAALAVLGLGAGLPAPLRSPPLLAAAGLLHVAGLLGADVLCARPVLNVLAQGCSCAWGAAVALGTLCLCRRRLLQGARARSSVPGPRLLAVAGALGLLAAGLQLAAALWLYPGPGRPGRFSWAWWAVHFWLRLLELGWALVLALGAVAAARPRPPTEHACWAKLLRLACPVPPGKSEVPERPNNCYAGPGGAGSLAVNRSLIREPGAAGSDPWGSASAGLSRSSGGAAEPSLSELDLRPPSPINLSRSIDAALFREHLVHDSVFRRCGLASSPPGGALRPRRGSHPDAEQDGAGAAGLRGRCRSLSDVRPRGPVPPHVLEAARGAASGSSLDSGSRGSLRISWNPWRHGLSSVDSLPLDELPSTVQLLPAPAPAPARPAEPAGEPRRCDSRSASSDTIDL